In Paraburkholderia youngii, the genomic stretch GTCTTTGCGTTCGGTATTCATGCGAGAAGATGAGAGTCCGTGGGGGCGCGTGATGCGCCCGCTTAGCCGTCAATTCTACCTGACGAGCCCGCTCGCGGCAGGCGCTTGCGGCGTGCAGCCAACGGTGGGGCGGGTCTGGCGCGGATGCCGCAGTCACCGGGGCAGGCGCGCGGGGCTGTAACAGGAGGTAAAACGGGTTGGCGACGCGCGCCGCGCCGACTTAGGATGCGCTGCTGCGCGCGGCCCGCGCACCCGCGCTGGGCCTTCGCGCGGGGCAGGCTGCCTGAGCTGTCCACGCTGTTCTTCGTCGCTTGCACGAGGCTCCTCTGCTCGTGCGCCATGCTCGCCTCGTTGCCGGAGTTCTCTCGGATGTCTATCCCGATGCACGGCGCGTTTCGCGCGCCTTTCGCCCGCGCTTTGGCTAGCGCCCGATTTTCTTGCCGTACTCGTCGCGTGCTCGCTTCGGCGTGGTTTGCCGCGCTGGCCGTGAACGTGGCCGCGCCGCTGTCCGCTGCTGCGAAAACACCGCCGCCGAAGCCGGCGCTCGATGGGTCGGCCGTCGCCGCGCCGGACGGCTACAGCGCCGACACCGCGCAGCAGATCTTCGCCGAAGGCGGCAACGCGGTCGATGCCGCGGTCGCGATGGCCTTCACGCTCGCCGTCACGCGGCCCGATGCGGGCAACCTCGGCGGCGGCGGTTTCATGACGCTGCTGGTCGACGGCAAGCCGTATTTTCTCGATTATCGCGAGCGCGCGCCGCAGCAGGCGAACCGCGACATGTACCTCGACGACAAGGGCAACGTGGTGCCTGGCATGAGCACGGTCGGTCATCGCGCGGCGGCCGTGCCGGGCACTGTCGATGGTATGTGGCAAGCGCAGCGGCGCTTCGGCAAGCTCAAATGGAAGCAGGTGCTCGCGCCCGCGATCCATTACGCGACCGACGGCTTCCAGGTCGGCCCGCGCCTGCAGCAGCGACGCGACGCGGCCGCGAAAAGTTTCGCCGGCAAGACCAATTTCGACGCCTATTTCGGCAACCTGAAAGCGGGCGCGACGCTGCGCCAGCCGGAACTCGCGCAGACGCTTGGGCGAATCGCGAGCGACGGCGGCAGCGAGTTTTACGAGGGCCGCACCGCTCAAATGATCGCCACGCAGATGTACGGCCACGGCCTGATCACGAGCCAGGATCTGAGCCAGTACAAGGCACTCTGGCGCGAGCCGCTCGCGGCCGACTGGCACGGCTACCGCGTGATCACCGCGCCACCGCCGAGCTCGGGCGGCGTCGGGCTGATCCAGTTGCTGAAAATGCGGGCCGCTCTGCAGCCGGCGTTCGACGGTCTCGCGTTGAATTCGGCGCCGTACATCCATCTGATCGCGCAGATCGAGGATCGGGTATTCGCTGACCGGCAACGCTATATCGGCGACCCGGACGCATCGCCGGTACCGGTCGCGAAGCTGATCGACGACGGCTACCTCGCGCAGCGCGCGGCCGAAGTCAAATCCGGCGAAGCGCCCGGAGCGGCCCCGGAGAAGCCCGGCGTCGACGGCGCCGCGGCGACGGAGAAGGCGCAAACCACCCATTTCTCGGTGGTCGACAAGTGGGGCAACGCGGTGTCGAACAGCTACACGCTGAACGGCGATTTCGGCTCGGGCGTCGTGGTGGACGGCGGCGGGTTCCTGCTGAACGATGCGATGGACGATTTCCTGATCAAGCCGGCCGGCGCCGGGGCGACGGGCGCGTCGGGCGCGTCGGGCGCGGCCTCGGCATCCGGCGCCGCCGATGCCGATGCCGAGCCGAACATGATCGCGCCGGGCCGCCGCCCGATTTCGTCGATGACGCCCACGCTGCTGCTGAAGGACGGCAAGATCGCGCTGGCGATCGGCACGCCCGGCGGCTCGCGCATCCTGACGACGATCTTCCAGGTGATGACGAATCTGTCCGACTTCGAGATGTCGCCGATGGACGCGCTCGCCGCAATGCGTTTCCATCATCAGCTGCTGCCGCAAAAGACCATCTACTTCGAGCCGTACCATGCCGCGCCGGATGAGCTCGCCACGCAATTGAAGGAGCTCGGCTATACGGTCGAGCAGCAGCCGTTCAACGGCGACGTGCAGATGATCCGCGTGAACGGCGCGACGCCCGAGCCAGCGAGCGATCCCCGTGGTGCCGGCGTGGCACGCGTGATACGGTAGACGCCCCGCCGCGCTATCCCGCGAGCGGGCCATAAGCCGAACACGGGGAAAAACGATGACCGAACAACAACCAACCAAACTAGTACTGCCGGGCTATCTGGACTCCGGCCCAGGCCACTGGCAAACGCGCTGGCAAGCGCTCGATCCCGCGTTCGTCCGCGTGCGGATGCCGGACTGGGACCACCCTTCGCGCGACGCCTGGTGTCGCACGCTGGCCGCCACGCTCGATTCCCTGGACGCGCCGGTCGTGTTCGCCGCTCACAGTCTCGGCTGTCTGACCACGGCGTTCTGGGCCTCGCAGTACGCGAGCGCGGCGCAACTCGCGAAAGTGGCCGGCGCGCTGCTGGTCGCCGTGCCCGATCCGGCCGAAGCGCATTTCCCGCGGGACGCGACCGGCTTTGCGCCGGTGCCGCTCGAGCGCCTGCCGTTTGCGACGATCGTCGTGGCGAGCAGCGACGATCCGTATGGCGGCGTGCCGTTTTCACAAACCTGCGCGAGCGCGTGGGGCAGCCGCTGGATCGGCATCGGCGCGCGCGGCCACATCAACGCCGATAGCGGCCTCGGCGATTGGGACGAGGGGCGGAGCTGGCTGGCTTCGCTAACGCGTGTGCGCTGAGTCTCGCCGCCTCGTCGATCAGATCACCGCTTTCCGCTTCAACTCCGCAATCGTCTGCGCGTCGTATCCGAGCAGGTCGCGCAGCACGCGCTCGGTATGCTCGCCGAGCAGCGGCGGATGGCTCAGCGCCTGCGGCGGCGTGCCGGTCATGTTGATCGGATTGCGCACGAGCTTGACCGTGCCGCCCGACGGATGCGGCAGAGCCACCTGCAGACCGCGCGCGACCACCTGCTCGTTGTCGAACACTTCGTCGAGGTCATTGATCGGCCCGCACGGCACGCCGGCCGCTTCGAGCGCCGCGATCCATTGTTGCTTGCCCTGCAAGCGGACCATGTCCGCGAGCATCGGCACGAGCAGTTCGCGGTTGCGCACGCGCGCGGGGTTGGTCGCGAAACGGTCGTCGTCGGCGAGTTCAGGGCGGCCGCCCACCTCGACGAACTTGCGGAACTGTCCGTCATTGCCGACCGCGACGATGATCCAGCCATCGCTCGTCTGGAAGGTCTGGTAGGGCACGATGTTCGGATGCGCGTTGCCCCAGCGTACCGGCGGCTGGCCGCTCGCGAGGTAGTTCGAGTTCATGTTGGCGAGCATCGCGACCTGCACGTCGAGTAGCGCCATGTCGATGTACTGGCCTTCGCCCGTGCGGTCGCGGTGCGTGAGCGCGGTCAGCACGGCGATCGTCGAGTACATGCCGGTCATCAGGTCGGCGATCGCGACGCCGGCCTTCAGCGGGCCGCCGCCCGGCTGGCCGTCGCGCTCACCGGTAATGCTCATGAAGCCGCCGATGCCCTGCACAATGAAGTCATAACCGGCGCGTTGCGCATACGGCCCGGTTTGCCCGAAGCCCGTGACCGAGCAGTAGATCAGGTCGGGCTTCACCGCTTTGAGCGATTCGTAGTCGAGGGCGTATTTCTTCAACTGGCCGACCTTGTAGTTTTCGAGCACGACGTCGCTTTGCGCGGCCAGTTCGCGCACGATCCTCTGGCCCTCGGGCGACGCGATGTCGAGCGTGACCGAGCGCTTGTTGCGGTTCGCCGCGAGATAGTAGGCGGCTTCGCGCGTGTCCGCGCCGTCCGGCGTCCGCAGATACGGCGGCCCCCAGTGGCGCGTGTCGTCGCCGACCTCGGGGCGTTCGATCTTGATGACGTCGGCGCCGAAATCGGCGAGCGTCTGCGCGCACCACGGACCGGCGAGCACGCGGGTGAGATCCAGCACGCGGATGTGACTGAGAGCGCCCATGTTCCTGAATGTCTCCTGATGGTTGCAGGCCGCGCGGCGAGCCGCCATGCGCCATTTCGCGCGAAGTTTCGTGGAAGTCATCTTAAGCGATTCCCGCTCGCGGGCGCAGTCAGCCGAACGTCATAGCGCCGTTCGGACGATCGGACATGCGAGTGTCGCAGCGGGCGCATGCCGTGCTGGCCGGATGGCCAGCACGCCGGCGCGCAGTGCCGCGCACGCGTGCCGATCCCGTATAATCAGTCGTTTAAAGAAACAGACAGTTGGCGCATCCCATCGACCGCCAGTCTTCGTCAGGAACCGTCAGGACCGTCCCCCGCACGCTATGAAAGCCGCTGATATCCGCGAGAAATTCCTCAAGTTCTTCGAATCGAAGGGCCATACGATCGTCCGTTCGTCGAGCCTCGTGCCCGGCAACGACCCGACGCTGCTCTTCACCAATTCGGGGATGGTGCAGTTCAAAGATGTGTTCCTCGGCGCGGAATCGCGTCCGTATTCGCGCGCCACGACCGCGCAGCGCAGCGTGCGCGCCGGCGGCAAGCACAACGATCTCGAGAACGTCGGCTACACCGCCCGTCACCATACGTTCTTCGAGATGCTCGGCAACTTCTCGTTCGGCGACTACTTCAAGCGCGACGCGATCCACTACGCGTGGGAACTGCTGACCGAAGTCTACAAGCTGCCGAAAGACAAGCTGTGGGTCACCGTCTACCAGGAAGACGACGAAGCGCACGACATCTGGGCGAAGGAAGTGGGCGTGCCGGTCGAGCGCATCATCCGCATCGGCGACAACAAGGGCGCGCGCTACGCGTCGGATAACTTCTGGCAGATGGCCGACACCGGCCCGTGCGGCCCGTGCTC encodes the following:
- a CDS encoding CaiB/BaiF CoA transferase family protein codes for the protein MGALSHIRVLDLTRVLAGPWCAQTLADFGADVIKIERPEVGDDTRHWGPPYLRTPDGADTREAAYYLAANRNKRSVTLDIASPEGQRIVRELAAQSDVVLENYKVGQLKKYALDYESLKAVKPDLIYCSVTGFGQTGPYAQRAGYDFIVQGIGGFMSITGERDGQPGGGPLKAGVAIADLMTGMYSTIAVLTALTHRDRTGEGQYIDMALLDVQVAMLANMNSNYLASGQPPVRWGNAHPNIVPYQTFQTSDGWIIVAVGNDGQFRKFVEVGGRPELADDDRFATNPARVRNRELLVPMLADMVRLQGKQQWIAALEAAGVPCGPINDLDEVFDNEQVVARGLQVALPHPSGGTVKLVRNPINMTGTPPQALSHPPLLGEHTERVLRDLLGYDAQTIAELKRKAVI
- a CDS encoding RBBP9/YdeN family alpha/beta hydrolase, which translates into the protein MTEQQPTKLVLPGYLDSGPGHWQTRWQALDPAFVRVRMPDWDHPSRDAWCRTLAATLDSLDAPVVFAAHSLGCLTTAFWASQYASAAQLAKVAGALLVAVPDPAEAHFPRDATGFAPVPLERLPFATIVVASSDDPYGGVPFSQTCASAWGSRWIGIGARGHINADSGLGDWDEGRSWLASLTRVR
- the ggt gene encoding gamma-glutamyltransferase is translated as MSIPMHGAFRAPFARALASARFSCRTRRVLASAWFAALAVNVAAPLSAAAKTPPPKPALDGSAVAAPDGYSADTAQQIFAEGGNAVDAAVAMAFTLAVTRPDAGNLGGGGFMTLLVDGKPYFLDYRERAPQQANRDMYLDDKGNVVPGMSTVGHRAAAVPGTVDGMWQAQRRFGKLKWKQVLAPAIHYATDGFQVGPRLQQRRDAAAKSFAGKTNFDAYFGNLKAGATLRQPELAQTLGRIASDGGSEFYEGRTAQMIATQMYGHGLITSQDLSQYKALWREPLAADWHGYRVITAPPPSSGGVGLIQLLKMRAALQPAFDGLALNSAPYIHLIAQIEDRVFADRQRYIGDPDASPVPVAKLIDDGYLAQRAAEVKSGEAPGAAPEKPGVDGAAATEKAQTTHFSVVDKWGNAVSNSYTLNGDFGSGVVVDGGGFLLNDAMDDFLIKPAGAGATGASGASGAASASGAADADAEPNMIAPGRRPISSMTPTLLLKDGKIALAIGTPGGSRILTTIFQVMTNLSDFEMSPMDALAAMRFHHQLLPQKTIYFEPYHAAPDELATQLKELGYTVEQQPFNGDVQMIRVNGATPEPASDPRGAGVARVIR